The Microbacterium sp. SORGH_AS_0428 genome contains the following window.
GGGTCGGGCAAGTCGACGCTCATCCGCCTGCTTCTCGCGCTCGACATCCCCACCACCGGCACGGTGCGCTTCGAGGGCCGGGAGGTCGACCCGACCGCTTCCGCGCGGCGGCTGCACTGGCTCAGGCGCCAGACCGGCATCGTCTTCCAGGACCCGTACGCGTCGCTCGATCCGCGGATGCGGGTGGGCCGCATCGTGGCAGAGCCGCTGTGGGCCCTGGGTATCCCGGGCGACCGCGAGGCGCGCGTGGCCGAGGTGCTCGCGGATGTGGACCTTCCCGCCGACGCCGCCGGGCGCTATCCGCACGAGTTCTCGGGTGGACAGCGCCAGCGGATCGCTCTCGCCCGCGCCCTCGTGCACCGGCCGCGCCTGCTGGTGGGTGACGAGCCGCTCTCGGCGCTCGACGTGACGGTGCGCGCGCAGATCATCGGCCTGATCGACCGGCTGCGCACGCGTGACGGACTCAGCCTCATGATGGTCTCGCACGACATCGGCGTCGTGCAGGCACTCTGCGACCGCGTGATCGTGCTGAAGGACGGCCGGATGGTCGAGGAGGGGCCGACCTCGCGTGTGCTGCGGCATCCGAGCGCCGAGTACACGCAGCGACTGCTGGCCGCCGTCCCCACGCTCCCCGAGGCCTGAGCGCGTCAGCGCGAGAACAGACCGCGCTTCTTCTTGGGCTTGAGCGACTTCTGCAGATAGACCGTTCCGAGCCAACGCCCGAACTTGAACCCGACGCGGCCCATGCGGCCGACCTCGGTGAAGCCGAGCTTCTCGTGGAGACGGATCGAACCCTCGGCGCCCTTGTCGCTGATGACCGCGACGAGCTCGCGGATGCCCTTGTCCTCGCAGGCCTCGATGAGCGCCGCCAGCAGAGCCGTCCCCAGGCCCTTGCCCGAAGCCGCCTGTCCGAGGTAGATCGAGTCCTCCACCGTGTAGCGGTAAGCGGATTTGCCCGCCCAGGGCTGTGCGAGCGCGTATCCGAGGATCTGCCCCGACGGACTCTCCGCCACCAGGAAGGGCAGCTCGAGCTTGCGAAGGTGATCGAACTTCTCCCGCCACTTCGTCAGCGACCACTTCTTCTCATCGAAGGTGACGACCGAGTTGGTGACGTAGTAGTTGTAGATCTCGCGGATGTCGGGGATGTCCGCGGTCGCCGCATCGCGGATGCGGAACTCGAAGCCGCGCTCGGGCGGAGCCTGGCGACGCAGGTGTCGCGGAAGCCGCCGACGGCGCTGGTATTCCTCTTCGAGCATGGCGCCCAGCCTACGCGGGAAGCCGCCAATCGATGCCCGTGCCGCCCTGCGCGATCAGCAGCTCATTGACGCGGGAGAACGGGCGGGATCCGAAGAACCCCCTGCTCGCGGACAGCGGCGACGGATGCGGGGACTGGATGCTCGGCACCTCGCCGAGAATCGGCGTGAGGCTCGCCGCATCCC
Protein-coding sequences here:
- a CDS encoding ABC transporter ATP-binding protein; amino-acid sequence: MTALLSGRGLSRTYRAPRTAHLAPRAMTHALDGVDIDVHEGESLGIIGESGSGKSTLIRLLLALDIPTTGTVRFEGREVDPTASARRLHWLRRQTGIVFQDPYASLDPRMRVGRIVAEPLWALGIPGDREARVAEVLADVDLPADAAGRYPHEFSGGQRQRIALARALVHRPRLLVGDEPLSALDVTVRAQIIGLIDRLRTRDGLSLMMVSHDIGVVQALCDRVIVLKDGRMVEEGPTSRVLRHPSAEYTQRLLAAVPTLPEA
- a CDS encoding N-acetyltransferase family protein, whose product is MLEEEYQRRRRLPRHLRRQAPPERGFEFRIRDAATADIPDIREIYNYYVTNSVVTFDEKKWSLTKWREKFDHLRKLELPFLVAESPSGQILGYALAQPWAGKSAYRYTVEDSIYLGQAASGKGLGTALLAALIEACEDKGIRELVAVISDKGAEGSIRLHEKLGFTEVGRMGRVGFKFGRWLGTVYLQKSLKPKKKRGLFSR